Proteins co-encoded in one Paracoccus aestuarii genomic window:
- a CDS encoding cisplatin damage response ATP-dependent DNA ligase has product MRAFATLLERLAFTPARNAKLRILRHYLEQTPDPDRGYALAALTGNLKLRAVTPGLLRGLMTDRIDGQLFALSYDFVGDLAETIALLWDAEADEDMPLRDAVALLRDTGRAALPAAITAALDRLGPSQRLAFLKLATGNMRVGLSARMARMALAEMGTPEVKDLEEIWHGLTPPYQPLFDWIAGGDRPEQAARAPFRPVMLSTPVDLDQLRDFDPGDYIAEWKWDGIRVQAINDQGTRRLYSRTGEDVSAAFPDVIEALNFDGALDGELLIRRGAQVAPFGDLQKRLGRKAVSRAMLDSHPAVMRVYDALIWQGRDLRDLPLVERRAVLEGADLGDLRLDLSPVLEFETWDDLAALRADPPSVVIEGIMLKRRDSAYVGGRPRGPWFKWKRDPMVVDAVMLYAQRGHGKRSGFYSDFTFGLWDGDQLVPVGKAYFGFTDEELRDLDRFVRQNTTERFGPVRAVAPKLVLEVAFEGLNESARHKSGVAMRFPRISRIRWDKPAPEADRIETLRGMIP; this is encoded by the coding sequence ATGAGGGCTTTCGCCACCCTGCTGGAACGGCTGGCCTTCACGCCTGCCAGAAACGCCAAGCTGCGCATCCTGCGCCACTATCTGGAACAGACCCCCGACCCGGATCGCGGCTATGCCTTGGCCGCGCTGACCGGCAATCTGAAGCTGCGCGCCGTCACGCCTGGCCTGCTGCGCGGGCTGATGACTGACCGGATCGACGGGCAGCTTTTCGCGCTGTCCTATGATTTCGTGGGCGATCTGGCCGAGACCATCGCGCTTTTGTGGGATGCCGAGGCCGATGAGGACATGCCCCTGCGCGATGCGGTCGCCCTGCTGCGGGATACCGGGCGCGCGGCCCTGCCTGCGGCGATCACGGCGGCCTTGGACCGCCTTGGGCCGTCGCAGCGGCTGGCCTTCCTGAAGCTGGCCACTGGCAACATGCGCGTGGGCCTGTCGGCGCGCATGGCCCGCATGGCCTTGGCCGAGATGGGCACCCCCGAGGTCAAGGATCTCGAGGAGATCTGGCACGGCCTGACCCCGCCCTATCAGCCGCTGTTTGACTGGATCGCGGGCGGGGATCGGCCCGAACAGGCGGCCCGCGCGCCCTTCCGGCCCGTGATGCTGTCCACGCCCGTCGATCTGGATCAGCTGCGCGACTTTGATCCGGGGGATTACATCGCCGAATGGAAATGGGACGGCATCCGCGTGCAGGCGATCAACGATCAGGGCACGCGCCGCCTCTATTCCCGCACCGGAGAGGACGTGTCCGCCGCCTTTCCCGACGTGATCGAGGCGCTGAATTTCGACGGCGCGCTGGATGGCGAGCTGCTGATCCGGCGCGGCGCGCAAGTGGCGCCCTTCGGCGATCTGCAGAAACGCCTCGGCCGCAAGGCGGTCAGCCGGGCGATGCTGGACAGCCACCCGGCTGTGATGCGGGTCTATGACGCACTGATCTGGCAGGGGCGCGACCTGCGCGACCTGCCCTTGGTCGAACGCCGCGCGGTGCTGGAGGGCGCCGATCTGGGCGATCTGCGGCTGGACCTGTCGCCGGTCCTGGAGTTTGAAACCTGGGACGATCTGGCCGCCCTGCGGGCCGACCCGCCAAGCGTGGTGATCGAGGGGATCATGCTGAAGCGCCGCGACAGCGCCTATGTCGGCGGCCGCCCGCGCGGGCCGTGGTTCAAGTGGAAACGCGATCCGATGGTGGTGGATGCGGTGATGCTCTATGCGCAGCGCGGGCATGGCAAGCGGTCGGGATTTTACAGCGACTTCACCTTCGGCCTGTGGGACGGGGACCAGCTGGTGCCGGTCGGCAAGGCCTATTTCGGCTTCACCGATGAGGAGCTGCGCGACCTGGACCGCTTCGTGCGCCAGAACACGACCGAACGCTTCGGCCCGGTCCGGGCGGTCGCCCCCAAGCTGGTCCTGGAGGTCGCCTTCGAGGGGCTGAACGAATCCGCGCGCCATAAATCCGGCGTCGCCATGCGCTTTCCCCGCATCAGCCGCATCCGGTGGGACAAGCCCGCGCCCGAGGCCGACCGCATCGAGACCCTGCGCGGGATGATCCCGTGA
- a CDS encoding ligase-associated DNA damage response DEXH box helicase → MTLPQAFRDWFAGQGWQPHPHQLALLEADRDSLLVAPTGGGKTLAGFLPSLVDLVDAGPGLHTLYVSPLKALTADIARNLSRPVADLGLEIRIEDRTGDTRPAQRARQRVDPPHILLTTPESLALMLSYPQAPQIFGSLRRVVLDELHALAENKRGDQLMLCLARLRSLAPGLIATGLSATVEDPDALARFMGGAQVIHADPGPDPDIAMLPTRRAPPWAGAGGHYAVPDVLEAIAGARTTIVFINTRAQAELFFQALWAANDANLPIGLHHGSLAREARQRVEAAMAAGELRAVVATGSLDLGIDWGAVDLVIQVGAPRNVKRLVQRIGRANHRYNAPSKARIVPANRFEVIECVAALQAVTERDLDGDPRGPGPLDVLCQHILLTACAAPFDADDLFREVREAGPYRALSRTDFDACLEFAATGGYALRAYDRWQRLMLRDGFWRLRDPRAARDLRMNIGTIVEAEMLKVRFRGRGGAPLGEVEESFAATLLPGDTFLIGGQTVRYDGLREMTVEVTKQPAKEPRIAVFSGIKLATSTQLSHRVQALIGDPAAHAALPPDTRDWLAMQARVSTLPRDGVLVSESFIHQNRWHFALYGFAGRNALQTLGLLMTRLMEEAGLAPLGFLATDYALLVWSLEPVTDPAALLDPEGLREGLGEWLAGNAVMKRTFRNVAVIAGLIQRNMPGTRKSGRQATFSSDILYDTLRKYDPDHLMLRITAEEARRGLVDFGRIEEMLSHSPHRDHRMLDRVSPFAAPLLLEVGRVPIAGQGRERLAEAEAAALMAEAGLSET, encoded by the coding sequence GTGACCCTGCCCCAGGCCTTCCGGGACTGGTTCGCGGGTCAGGGCTGGCAGCCCCATCCCCATCAGCTGGCGCTGCTGGAGGCGGATCGCGACAGCCTGCTGGTCGCCCCCACCGGCGGCGGCAAGACCTTGGCCGGGTTCCTGCCCAGCTTGGTCGATCTGGTGGATGCGGGGCCGGGGCTGCACACACTCTATGTCTCGCCGCTGAAGGCGCTGACGGCGGATATCGCGCGCAACCTGTCGCGCCCCGTGGCCGATCTGGGGCTGGAGATCCGCATCGAGGACCGCACCGGCGACACGCGCCCCGCGCAGCGCGCCCGCCAGCGGGTCGATCCGCCGCATATCCTGCTGACCACGCCGGAATCGCTGGCGCTGATGCTGTCCTATCCGCAGGCCCCGCAGATCTTCGGCAGCCTGCGCCGGGTGGTGCTGGACGAACTGCACGCGCTTGCCGAAAACAAGCGCGGCGACCAGCTGATGCTGTGCCTAGCGCGGCTGCGGAGCCTCGCCCCCGGTCTGATCGCCACGGGGCTTTCGGCCACGGTCGAGGACCCGGACGCGCTGGCCCGCTTCATGGGGGGCGCGCAGGTGATCCATGCCGATCCCGGCCCCGATCCCGACATCGCCATGCTGCCCACCCGCCGCGCGCCGCCTTGGGCCGGGGCGGGCGGCCATTACGCCGTCCCCGACGTGCTGGAGGCCATCGCGGGCGCACGCACCACCATCGTTTTCATCAACACCCGCGCCCAGGCCGAGCTGTTCTTCCAAGCGCTCTGGGCCGCGAATGACGCGAACCTGCCCATCGGCTTGCATCACGGCAGCCTCGCGCGCGAGGCCCGCCAGCGGGTCGAGGCCGCCATGGCCGCGGGCGAATTGCGCGCCGTCGTGGCCACCGGCAGCCTCGATCTGGGCATCGATTGGGGCGCGGTGGACCTGGTGATCCAGGTCGGCGCGCCGCGCAACGTCAAGCGGCTGGTCCAGCGGATCGGGCGGGCGAACCACCGCTACAACGCGCCCTCCAAGGCCCGGATCGTGCCCGCCAACCGCTTCGAGGTGATCGAATGCGTCGCCGCCCTTCAGGCCGTGACCGAGCGCGATCTGGACGGCGATCCGCGCGGGCCGGGGCCGCTGGATGTCCTCTGCCAGCATATCCTGCTGACCGCCTGCGCAGCCCCCTTCGATGCCGACGACCTGTTCCGCGAGGTTCGCGAGGCGGGCCCCTATCGCGCCCTCTCGCGGACCGATTTCGACGCCTGCCTGGAATTCGCGGCGACGGGGGGCTATGCGCTGCGCGCCTATGACCGCTGGCAGCGGCTGATGCTGCGTGACGGGTTCTGGCGCCTGCGCGACCCGCGTGCGGCGCGCGATCTGCGCATGAATATCGGCACCATCGTCGAGGCCGAGATGCTCAAGGTCCGCTTCCGCGGCCGCGGCGGCGCCCCCCTGGGCGAGGTCGAGGAAAGCTTTGCCGCGACGCTGCTGCCCGGCGACACCTTCCTGATCGGCGGCCAGACCGTCCGCTATGACGGGCTGCGCGAGATGACGGTCGAGGTGACGAAACAGCCCGCCAAGGAGCCGCGCATCGCGGTCTTCTCCGGCATCAAGCTGGCCACATCCACCCAGCTGTCGCACAGGGTCCAAGCGCTGATCGGCGATCCGGCCGCCCATGCCGCCCTGCCCCCGGACACCCGCGACTGGTTGGCCATGCAGGCCCGCGTCAGCACGCTGCCCCGCGACGGCGTGCTGGTCAGCGAGAGCTTCATCCACCAGAACCGCTGGCATTTCGCGCTCTATGGCTTCGCGGGGCGCAACGCGCTGCAGACCTTGGGCCTGTTGATGACCCGCCTGATGGAGGAGGCGGGCCTGGCCCCCTTGGGCTTTCTGGCCACCGATTACGCGCTGCTGGTCTGGTCGCTGGAGCCTGTGACCGACCCCGCCGCGCTTCTGGACCCCGAGGGCCTGCGCGAGGGGCTGGGCGAATGGCTGGCGGGCAATGCGGTGATGAAGCGGACCTTCCGCAATGTCGCGGTGATCGCGGGGCTGATCCAGCGCAACATGCCGGGCACGCGCAAATCCGGGCGGCAGGCGACGTTTTCCAGCGACATCCTCTATGACACGCTGCGGAAATACGATCCCGACCACCTGATGCTGCGGATCACCGCCGAGGAGGCGCGCCGGGGCCTTGTGGATTTTGGCCGGATCGAGGAGATGCTGTCCCATTCGCCGCATCGCGACCACCGGATGCTGGACCGCGTATCCCCCTTCGCCGCGCCGCTGCTGCTGGAGGTCGGGCGCGTGCCCATCGCGGGCCAAGGCCGGGAACGCCTGGCCGAGGCCGAGGCGGCGGCCCTGATGGCCGAGGCAGGATTGAGCGAGACGTGA
- the pdeM gene encoding ligase-associated DNA damage response endonuclease PdeM — MTDHPFDFAGQALLARPSGALFWPARRWLILADLHLGKAERMARRGGALLPPYETRASLDRMEAEIAATDPSTVVSLGDGFDDDAAGQALDDETCARLAAMAAGRRWIWVAGNHDPGRICARLPGESLDQIRDGLTLRHEALAGQGPDISGHYHPCIRLAGQRRRCFLVGRDHLILPAFGTYTGGLEVTDRALAALVPQGIAIACTARALPVPVGMWP; from the coding sequence GTGACCGACCACCCCTTCGATTTCGCGGGCCAGGCGCTGCTGGCCCGGCCCTCGGGCGCGCTGTTCTGGCCGGCGCGGCGCTGGCTGATCCTGGCCGACCTGCATCTGGGCAAGGCCGAACGCATGGCCCGGCGCGGCGGCGCCCTGCTGCCCCCCTATGAGACCCGCGCCTCGCTGGACCGGATGGAGGCCGAGATCGCCGCCACCGATCCCAGCACCGTGGTCAGCCTGGGCGACGGCTTCGACGACGATGCGGCGGGCCAGGCGCTGGATGACGAGACCTGCGCCCGGCTGGCCGCGATGGCCGCCGGGCGGCGCTGGATCTGGGTGGCGGGCAATCACGATCCGGGCCGGATCTGCGCGCGCCTGCCGGGCGAAAGCCTGGATCAGATCCGCGACGGCCTGACCCTGCGCCACGAGGCGTTGGCGGGGCAGGGGCCCGACATCTCGGGGCATTACCACCCCTGCATCCGGCTGGCCGGACAGCGGCGGCGCTGTTTCCTGGTCGGGCGCGACCACCTGATCCTGCCCGCCTTCGGCACCTATACGGGCGGGCTGGAGGTCACCGACCGCGCCTTGGCCGCGCTGGTCCCGCAGGGCATCGCCATCGCCTGCACCGCCCGCGCCCTGCCGGTGCCGGTGGGCATGTGGCCATGA
- a CDS encoding transposase, protein MIQSQDELRDQAVRLRSVKGIGPVVSATLIAQLPELGQLDRRRVAALAGLAPHANDSGHQRGKRSIWGGRGSLRRCLYLAALTASRFDPVFRAFKERLIAAGKTTKAGHRGLRPQAADRSQCDDKARTPYRDAPA, encoded by the coding sequence GTGATCCAAAGCCAGGACGAGCTGCGCGATCAAGCGGTGCGTCTTCGCAGCGTCAAGGGGATCGGACCTGTCGTCTCGGCCACTCTGATCGCACAACTCCCTGAACTTGGTCAGCTCGATCGACGGCGGGTCGCCGCTCTCGCGGGGTTGGCGCCACACGCGAATGATTCAGGACACCAACGCGGCAAGCGCAGCATATGGGGCGGACGTGGATCGCTACGCCGGTGCCTCTATCTCGCAGCCCTCACCGCCAGCAGGTTCGATCCAGTCTTCCGGGCCTTCAAAGAGCGGCTCATCGCCGCCGGAAAAACCACGAAAGCTGGTCATCGCGGCCTGCGCCCGCAAGCTGCTGACCGTTCTCAATGCGATGACAAAGCCAGAACGCCGTATCGGGACGCCCCCGCCTGA
- a CDS encoding IS110 family transposase, giving the protein MQVQSDSRSLRRFALAAGQSIVVLEASGGYERPIIAALSEAWGQAACVNPRQAREFARATGRLAKSDRVDGQALAEMGRALQLVPAHPHSAERQRLSDLTAHRNDITAMIVAEKNQLRITQDQWIRRSLL; this is encoded by the coding sequence ATGCAGGTCCAATCCGACAGCAGGTCGTTGCGCAGGTTCGCACTTGCCGCTGGCCAATCCATTGTCGTTCTCGAGGCGTCAGGTGGATATGAGCGACCGATCATCGCAGCCCTCTCGGAAGCTTGGGGCCAGGCGGCTTGCGTGAACCCTCGGCAGGCCCGAGAATTTGCTCGTGCCACAGGGCGTCTGGCCAAGAGTGACCGTGTCGATGGGCAGGCTCTGGCCGAGATGGGGAGAGCGCTCCAGCTGGTTCCAGCTCACCCTCACTCTGCCGAACGCCAGCGTTTGTCTGACCTGACCGCCCACCGCAACGACATCACCGCCATGATCGTCGCAGAGAAGAACCAGTTGAGAATCACACAGGACCAATGGATCCGACGCAGCCTCCTATAG
- the tnpA gene encoding IS66-like element accessory protein TnpA translates to MRFAMCAKNSFLTSLGVEIYASGHRRWPDEVKARVVADTLQPGATVNAVADHYGVQPNQVSAWRRLAKQGKLVLPAILAEEPVFASLVVCDTPPAVHSYDGRAADEGIRIIIGEVRLELAADTPAVRLAEIVRALGAAPC, encoded by the coding sequence GTGCGTTTCGCAATGTGTGCCAAGAATTCGTTTCTCACCTCCCTGGGCGTGGAGATTTATGCCTCTGGTCATCGGCGGTGGCCGGATGAGGTGAAGGCTCGGGTGGTCGCCGATACACTGCAGCCGGGGGCCACGGTAAACGCAGTGGCGGATCACTATGGAGTGCAGCCGAACCAGGTATCGGCGTGGCGGCGGCTGGCCAAGCAGGGCAAGCTGGTGCTGCCAGCCATCTTGGCCGAAGAGCCGGTCTTTGCGTCGCTGGTGGTTTGCGATACACCGCCTGCTGTCCATTCCTACGACGGGCGCGCTGCGGACGAGGGGATCAGGATCATTATCGGGGAGGTGAGGCTTGAGCTGGCCGCGGACACGCCCGCCGTTCGGCTGGCCGAGATTGTCCGTGCTCTTGGAGCCGCGCCGTGCTGA
- the tnpB gene encoding IS66 family insertion sequence element accessory protein TnpB (TnpB, as the term is used for proteins encoded by IS66 family insertion elements, is considered an accessory protein, since TnpC, encoded by a neighboring gene, is a DDE family transposase.) has product MRILVATKPVDFRKGHDGLAALAQSMLAEDPFTGTIFVFRSKRADRLKILFWDGSGLVMAYKRLEADSFTWPAIRDGAMTLSRTQFEALFAGLDWRRIRPLETPKPAVAE; this is encoded by the coding sequence ATGCGGATCCTGGTGGCGACCAAGCCGGTGGACTTCAGGAAGGGGCACGACGGATTGGCAGCCTTGGCGCAGTCGATGCTGGCGGAAGACCCTTTCACCGGCACGATCTTTGTGTTCCGCTCGAAGCGCGCCGACAGGCTGAAGATCCTGTTCTGGGACGGCAGCGGGCTGGTGATGGCTTACAAGCGCCTTGAGGCCGACAGCTTCACCTGGCCGGCCATCCGGGACGGGGCCATGACCTTGAGCCGAACGCAGTTCGAGGCGCTTTTTGCCGGCCTCGACTGGCGGCGGATCCGGCCTCTGGAGACCCCAAAGCCAGCCGTTGCAGAATGA
- a CDS encoding transposase domain-containing protein, giving the protein MRERDALQETNRRLEHLIAELNQVLHGKRSEKLNDDERQLAFEDLETALADLGRASHP; this is encoded by the coding sequence TTGCGTGAACGGGACGCGCTGCAGGAAACCAACCGGCGGCTGGAGCATCTGATCGCCGAGCTGAACCAGGTCTTGCATGGCAAACGCTCCGAGAAGCTGAACGACGACGAGCGTCAGCTGGCTTTCGAGGATCTGGAAACCGCGTTGGCCGATCTTGGGCGCGCATCGCATCCCTGA
- a CDS encoding transposase domain-containing protein, with amino-acid sequence MATAKVNGVEPFAYLKATLEAVAAGHPQAKIDDLLPWNFNPSS; translated from the coding sequence ATCGCCACCGCAAAGGTCAACGGCGTCGAACCCTTCGCCTACCTCAAGGCAACCCTGGAAGCGGTGGCAGCCGGCCATCCTCAGGCAAAGATCGACGACCTGCTGCCCTGGAACTTCAACCCGTCAAGCTGA
- a CDS encoding IS5 family transposase has product MSKPDAARYRMTNWKSYNEALRRRGSPLIWMDKDMVWLANKAGRRGRPPVFSDAAIQFCLLVKVLFGLPLRQTTGTVASILEMAELDWPVPDFSTMSRRQKTLTVQISCRRAPGPLNLLVDSTGIKFLGDGEWLARKHGTHRKRQYRKVHLAMDTATGDIRAVEFTSSREGDGPALSDLLKQIPPEGLVGTVTGDGAFDTRRCHTAIVDRGGTAIIPIRKNGRLWKEDCPAARACNDILRATKRFGRANWKVWSGYYVRSRIEARMRCLKSFGERIASQDPDRQAAEIYIRVALMNRFNAPGTAKIERLA; this is encoded by the coding sequence ATGAGCAAACCTGACGCGGCCCGCTACCGTATGACGAACTGGAAGTCCTACAACGAGGCTTTGAGGCGGCGTGGATCGCCACTGATCTGGATGGACAAGGACATGGTGTGGCTGGCGAACAAGGCGGGTCGTCGTGGTCGCCCGCCGGTGTTCTCGGATGCGGCCATCCAGTTCTGCCTGTTGGTGAAGGTGCTCTTCGGGCTGCCGCTTCGGCAGACAACCGGAACGGTGGCCAGCATCCTGGAGATGGCCGAGCTCGACTGGCCCGTGCCGGACTTCTCCACCATGAGCCGCAGACAAAAAACCCTCACTGTCCAGATATCCTGCCGGCGCGCACCAGGTCCTCTGAACCTGCTGGTGGACAGCACCGGGATCAAGTTTCTCGGCGATGGAGAATGGCTGGCGCGCAAGCATGGCACCCACCGCAAGCGCCAGTATCGCAAGGTCCACCTGGCAATGGATACAGCCACCGGCGACATTCGGGCGGTGGAGTTCACTTCCAGCCGCGAAGGCGACGGTCCTGCGCTATCTGACCTTCTGAAGCAGATCCCACCGGAGGGGCTGGTCGGCACCGTGACCGGCGACGGTGCCTTCGACACCCGGCGATGCCACACCGCAATCGTGGACCGTGGCGGCACGGCCATCATCCCGATCCGGAAGAATGGTCGCCTCTGGAAGGAGGACTGCCCTGCCGCTCGCGCTTGCAACGACATCCTCCGGGCGACCAAACGTTTCGGTCGGGCGAACTGGAAGGTCTGGTCCGGCTATTACGTCCGAAGTCGGATCGAGGCAAGGATGCGCTGCCTCAAATCCTTCGGTGAGCGCATCGCCTCGCAAGACCCCGACAGACAAGCGGCCGAGATCTACATCCGCGTCGCGCTCATGAACCGCTTCAACGCACCCGGCACCGCCAAAATCGAGCGCCTGGCCTGA
- a CDS encoding HlyD family secretion protein: MKPAQAPRRSLLPLLVLAVLAGLVIGAVWWATRPGPLLIQGEVAAPRVDVSARTSGRVMRIEADLGQRIEGGQLLAELSNPQLVTAHAAAASGLEVARASEAAAGATRPEVIRAREAELAAAQADLRLAEEQLGRDTGLSQQGLRPQAALDQSTRNLDAAAGRVEAAEAQLDLARAGASPEEREVAAAQVAQAEAALAQRQADLDELRIFAPMSGEISGRTIELGENVGPGAPLFTIVDLDQAWFTFNLREDLLAGLEMGDRLTIRIPALDAEAEAEITLINVQGQFASWRATRATGDFDLRSFELRARPVAPLEGLRPGMSALIQLDR; encoded by the coding sequence ATGAAACCTGCCCAAGCGCCCCGCCGATCCCTTCTGCCGCTGCTGGTCCTGGCCGTTCTGGCCGGGCTGGTCATCGGTGCCGTCTGGTGGGCGACGCGCCCCGGACCCCTGCTGATCCAGGGCGAGGTCGCGGCCCCGCGGGTCGATGTCTCGGCCCGCACCTCGGGCCGGGTCATGCGGATCGAGGCCGATCTGGGCCAGCGGATCGAGGGCGGCCAGCTGCTGGCCGAACTGTCGAACCCGCAGCTGGTCACCGCCCATGCCGCCGCGGCATCAGGCCTGGAGGTCGCCCGCGCATCCGAGGCCGCGGCCGGCGCCACCCGCCCCGAGGTGATCCGCGCCCGCGAGGCCGAGCTGGCCGCCGCCCAGGCCGATCTGCGCCTGGCCGAGGAGCAGCTGGGCCGCGACACCGGCCTGTCGCAGCAGGGGTTGCGCCCGCAGGCGGCGCTGGACCAGTCGACGCGCAACCTCGACGCCGCCGCAGGCCGGGTCGAGGCCGCCGAGGCGCAGCTGGACCTGGCCCGGGCCGGGGCCTCGCCCGAGGAACGCGAGGTCGCCGCGGCCCAGGTCGCCCAGGCCGAGGCCGCGCTGGCCCAACGCCAGGCCGATCTGGACGAATTGCGGATCTTCGCGCCCATGTCGGGCGAGATCTCGGGCCGCACCATCGAGCTGGGCGAGAATGTCGGGCCGGGCGCGCCGCTCTTCACCATCGTCGATCTGGATCAGGCCTGGTTCACCTTCAACCTGCGCGAGGATCTGCTGGCGGGGCTGGAGATGGGTGACCGGCTGACCATCCGCATCCCCGCCCTGGATGCCGAGGCCGAGGCCGAGATCACCCTGATCAACGTGCAGGGCCAGTTCGCCAGCTGGCGCGCGACCCGCGCGACGGGCGATTTCGACCTGCGCAGCTTCGAGCTGCGGGCCCGGCCCGTCGCGCCGCTGGAGGGTCTGCGCCCCGGCATGTCCGCCCTGATCCAGCTGGACCGCTAG
- a CDS encoding ABC transporter permease — translation MAREFRLLPRRPALAGLVIVLPLIMLLVLGGIFRAGIPTGMAVAVIDLDRSDLSRAVTRMLDAAPELTVTHRASDLSEARSLIVSGAVRGAVLMPQNLERDIIRGDRPEIVTFYDNQHMSAGSLVARGARNAIDTTLAGLRLSVRQGQGEAPVQAMVALQPIPMQAHALFNPAFDYVHFLLAALIPTVLQIIAAAATAYAVSLDFGPGRHPRVLMRMAGGILPAMLGKILPYTVVFLLILGLSDVALYGWLAVPLRGSLWLMALGAVLFVLASQMIGALAFVLSRDMGRAASLIAIITAPAFGFMGLGFPREAMSTLAQAWGAAIPGTWYVQLRIDQSLRATPLDISAMSVLWLAVIAGVLATLILAQLSRLARQEVAS, via the coding sequence ATGGCACGCGAGTTCCGCCTGCTGCCGCGCCGCCCGGCGCTGGCGGGGCTGGTGATCGTGCTGCCGCTGATCATGCTGCTGGTCTTGGGCGGGATCTTTCGCGCGGGGATTCCCACGGGCATGGCAGTGGCGGTGATCGACCTGGACCGGTCGGACCTGTCGCGGGCCGTCACGCGGATGCTGGACGCGGCGCCCGAACTGACCGTGACCCATCGCGCATCAGACCTGTCCGAGGCGCGCTCGCTGATCGTGTCCGGCGCGGTGCGCGGCGCGGTGCTGATGCCCCAGAACCTGGAACGCGACATCATCCGGGGCGATCGCCCCGAGATCGTCACCTTCTACGACAACCAGCACATGAGCGCCGGATCGCTGGTCGCCCGCGGCGCCCGCAACGCCATCGACACGACGCTGGCGGGCCTGCGCCTGTCGGTGCGCCAAGGCCAGGGCGAGGCCCCGGTGCAGGCCATGGTCGCCCTGCAGCCGATCCCGATGCAGGCCCATGCGCTGTTCAACCCGGCCTTCGACTATGTGCATTTCCTGCTGGCCGCGCTGATCCCCACGGTCCTGCAGATCATCGCCGCCGCCGCGACGGCCTATGCCGTGTCCCTGGATTTCGGGCCGGGGCGGCATCCGCGCGTGCTGATGCGCATGGCGGGCGGCATCCTGCCCGCGATGCTGGGCAAGATCCTGCCCTATACGGTCGTCTTCCTGCTGATCCTGGGCCTGTCGGACGTGGCGCTCTATGGCTGGCTGGCCGTGCCCTTGCGCGGGTCGCTGTGGCTGATGGCGCTTGGCGCGGTGCTGTTCGTGCTGGCGTCGCAGATGATCGGCGCGCTGGCCTTCGTGCTGTCGCGCGACATGGGCCGCGCGGCCAGCCTGATCGCCATCATCACCGCGCCGGCCTTCGGCTTCATGGGGCTGGGTTTCCCGCGCGAGGCGATGTCCACCCTGGCCCAAGCCTGGGGCGCGGCCATTCCCGGCACCTGGTATGTGCAGCTGCGCATCGACCAGTCGCTGCGCGCGACGCCCTTGGACATATCCGCCATGTCGGTCCTGTGGCTGGCGGTGATCGCGGGCGTGCTGGCCACGCTGATCCTGGCGCAGCTGTCGCGCCTGGCCCGGCAGGAGGTCGCGTCATGA